The following is a genomic window from Desulfofarcimen acetoxidans DSM 771.
CACCGTTCTCAACTATTTGGAGAATCGCCATATCTTCAACCGGCTTTTTACCTATTACATGCTCATCAATCAAACGGATAACGTTCTCAGGATTAACATCCCCGTATATAACACTGGCTTCACCGGGGAGAGCTACTTCTACGGTAGGTTCCGCATAGCACATCCCGATACAGCTGGTAAAGTCGACATCTATATCCAAAACACGGCCGGCAACTATAGCTTGCAGAGCCTTCATTACTTTGTCACCGCCGGCTGCAATTCCGCAAGTACCAAGGCCAACCACCACACGGGCACGGGTAAACTTCTGCTTATACTCTTCTCCCATCTTAGCCCGTACTTCAGCCAAACTTTTCATCTTTTCACCTCCCGATTACTCGTATTGTTCCAAAATCCCCTGGATATCTCCGGGAACCAGACGGCCATGGGTGTCGTCATTGATCATCAATACCGGTGCCAAACCGCAAGCGCCCAGACAGGCCACTGTTTCCAGGGTAAAACGCAAATCTTCAGTGGTTCCGCCTTCACTAATTCCCAGAACCTTTTCCACCGCTTCGAAGATCTTCTTGCCGCCCCGCACGTGGCATGCAGTACCCTGACAGACGCGGACAATATTGCGCCCGCGTGGTTTCAAGTGAAACTGGGCATAAAAGGTTGACACACCGTAAATCTTACTAAAGGGAACCCTTAAGTCCTTAGAGATCTGCTGCATTACCTCTTTGGGGAGGTAGCCGTAAATATCCTGTGCTCCCTGCAGAACAGGAATGATTGCTCCTTTATATCCCTTAAACTTTTGCAATAGTTCCTGCAGGGCCTGCTGTTTCGGATCAATAGTGTTGTTTGAACATCCACATGTACAAGCCAATTTTTTATTTCCCTCCTCTCAACTTTTAGACAACTTTCATGATTACCCGGTTTTCAGTTACTATATAGTGTACCGGGCAATCATGACTTTAATGGCAGACCTTAACATAAATTTGCATTTTCATGGGTCTTTTTCATAATTCGCTTTTCGACATAAAAATTCCTCTATAAAATTCTGACTTATTAAAAGATTTAAATTCTTCATTCAAAAATTGATTTCCTCTAATGAAAGGAGGAAGTTTAAAAATCTTTTACTTATTCAGCTTTTTCCAGTTTAACAGCAGCTATCTTATATTCACCAGTCTTGCTAACCGGGTCAAAAGCATTAACAGTAAGCTGGTTAGTAGGAGTCTCCGCATGGTGAAAGCTCATCCAGATCATTCCCGGCGGTACTTTATCGGTTACTGCTATCTTAGTTGTAAGAGAACCGCGGCGTGATGCAACTTCCACTTTATCACCGGTATTAACCCCCAGAACGCAGGCATCAATTGGGTTAACTTGAGCCATTTCTTCAGGTCTGTGAGTGCCCAAACCTTTCGAATGACGAGTCGTAACATTATAGTGGTATAAAATGCGGCCGGTCGACAACAGATACGGGTATTCAGCGTCAGGCAGTTCTGCCGGAGGCACATGTTCGATGCCCTTTAACAACCCTTTGCCTCTGGTGAAGCTCTGAGTATGCAGTATCGGCGTTCCCGGGTGATCCAGCGTCGGGCAGGGCCATTGCAAGCCTTTTGCATCAATTCTGTCATAATTCATCCCGCCATATGAGGGAGTTAAAGCAGCCATTTCATCAAATATTTCTCCGGGCCAACTGTAATTCATGGGATAACCCATACGGTTGCTGACAGAACAAACGATTTCCCAGTCAGCTTTAGAATCCGCAATAGGCTCGATAGCCTTACGAACCCTCTGCACTCTTCTCTCAGAGTTAGTGAAGGTACCGTCCTTCTCCGCAAAACTTGCCCCCGGGAGTATTACATCAGCATATTTAGCCGTTTCTGACATAAAAATTTCCTGCACCACTAAGAATTCAAGATTATTCATAGCTTTGTGAATATGGTGCGCATCAGGATCTGTTAGCACCGGATCTTCTCCCATTATATACATAGCCTTTATTTTGCCTTCAACAGCGGAATCCATAATATCCGGAATCATTAAACCAAGTTTGCCGGACAGCTTAACTCCCCATGCCTTCTCAAACTTAGCCTGTGCCTCCGGACTAACCACTTGTTGATACCCTGGATACACATTGGGCAATGCCCCCATATCACAGGCACCCTGCACATTATTCTGACCACGCTGCGGATTCACACCCGAACCTGCCCTGCCGATATGACCTGTCAGCATAGCCATATTGGCAGTACTCATAACATTGTCCACACCGCACACATGCTCAGTAATACCCAGTGTGTAGCAAATCAGCGCATTATGAGAAGTGGCATAAAGTCTCGCCACATCATATAAGATCTCTGCCGGAACACCGGTGATTTCTGAGACTTTTTCCGGCGGGTATTTTTCTACTGTTGCCTTAAGTTCTTCAAAACCCTCAGTGCGTTCTTCCACGAATCTTTTATCATAAAGATCTTCTTTAATAATAATATGCATTAACCCATTCATCAACGGGATATCTGTACCAGGTTTGTGCTGCAACCAGTAATCGGCTCTCTCCGCCAGTTCAATTCTGCGGGGATCAGCCACCACTAATTTAGTACCTTTCTGCACAGCCTGAAGCATTTTAGCACCGGCTATCGGGTGTGCTTCAGTAGCATTAGCACCGATAACAAACAATAAATCAGTTGTTAAGATATCATTAAAAGAGTTGGTCATTGCACCACTTCCAAAACTTATAGCCAAACCGGCCACAGTCGAGGCATGGCAAGTGCGTGCACAGTGATCGACATTATTGGTGCCTATGCGGGCACGGATGAATTTTTGCAGCACATAATTATCTTCATTGGTGCAGCGTGCTGAAGAAAGTGCGGCAATGGCATCACTGCCGTATTTATCTTTTATTTCACCTAATTTGGCTGCCACCAGATCCAAAGCCTCATCCCAGGTGGCTTCAACAAATTCACCGTTTTTCTTAATCAAAGGCCTGGTTAAACGCTGCGGGCTGTGAATATAATCTGTTCCAAAACGTCCTTTTATGCACGTATGGCGCCCGTTAACCGGACTGTCCGGGTTGGAGGTAACACCGATTACTTTTCCGTCCTTGACGTTCAAGTCATAATTGCAGCCTACACCGCAGAAGGGGCAGGTAGTGCGAACCTTTTTAACTTCCCAGGTACGTCCTTTACCCAACATAGCCTTTTCACTCAAAGCACCCACCGGGCAAACAGCAACACAACTGCCGCAAAAAACGCATTCCGATTCTCCTAAAGGCAAATCCATGGCCGGGCTTACTTTAGCATCAAAGCCTCGATAAGCAAAATCAATCACACTGCGGCCTTGTATTTCCGCACAAGCCCGGACGCACTTGCCGCAAAGAATACATTTATTCATGTCTCTAACAATAAAGGGGTTTTCATTTTCGATAGGATAATTGTGTTTTTCTCCGGGAAAGGCATTTCCCTGAACATCGTAACGGTAAGCATAATTCTGCAGGCTGCAGGCACCGTTTTTACTACATATCAGGCAATCTATTGGATGATTGGCCAGCATCAGTTCAAGAATTGTTTTACGAGCTTCTACCACAGCTTCGGATTCGGTAAAAACCACCATTCCGTCCGTCGCTTCGGTAACACAAGAAGCCGGCAGGTTACGCATGCCCGGAATTTCCACAACACATATACGGCAGGCTCCAAATCTGGTGAGTTCCTGATCATGACAAAGGGTGGGAATATCAACGCCTATTTTTCTGGCAGCATACAACACAGAGGTTCCTTTGGGAACAGTCACTTGTTGACCATTAATAGTTAAAGTTACAGAAGACACTATTTTATACCTCCTCATGGAAATTAATTAAAGCATAACAAATAACAGGATATTATATAAATATCCACACTTTACATAATTTCTGTTACATGGGAGGCAGTCAGATTATTCACAGCAGGTATATCCACTATGCATACATTATAACTTCCCTAACTGGGAAATCATGGATGATGTCAAAAAGTAGAAATAAACACCCTGGCTGGCCTGGCTGCTTCCAAAACAGTTATTTTATTGGCTACGGCAATTTTGATTCCGCTTACAATTGAAGTAACGGACATTTTTTATCACCGAAACCGTGCTGTCACTATGTCTCTAGAAATTGACAACACTTCCCGGTTTTCCCCCTCTCTGTTATTAAATTAAGTAAGCCCGGCACACGCAAATACTGCACAGGGCAAGATAGAACTACGCAACAATCGGTAAAAAAATCTTACATTTCAACTCATTAATACCCTGACTTGCTCAACTAATCTTTACAAATGGCATCAAACTCACAGCCCCGCACGTGGCAGGCTGTACCCTGACAGACATGAATATGTTACGCCCACGGGGTTTTAAGTGAAACTGGGCATAGAAGGTGGCCACACCGTAAATTTTGCTAAAGAGAATCCTCAAATCTTCAGCAATTTGCTGCATTACCTCCTTTGGGAGATATCCGTAAATATCCTGCCCTCCCGGCAGTACAGGAACAATTACCCCTTTATATCCCATAAACTTTTGCAATAGCTCCTGCAATGCCTGCTGTTTCGGAATAATAGTGTTGTTTGAACATCCACATGTGCAAACAACCGGTTTTTTATTTCCCTCCTCTCAACTTTCAGACAGTTTCTTGATTACCCGGTTTTCTGTTACTACATAGTGTACCGGGCAATCATGACTTTGTTGATAAACCTTGGCATGAATTTGCATTTCAAAAGCCAGGGCTATAAATACTGTACCCGGCCTGGTGCGGGGTAGAAACCTGTCATAAAACCCTGCCCCGTAACCCAACCGGTTACATTCCTCATCAAAAGCTACTCCAGGAACAATAATTAAATCCAAATCCTCCGGTTCCAGAGGTCTAATGCATTCCTGTCTGGGTTCCAATATACCGTAAGTACCTTCGGTTAAGTCACCGGGATAATCCATAATCTGTGAAGGGGTAAGACGCTTGGTAGCAACATCAGAGACGGGTATGGATATTCTCTTCCCTTTGGAAAGAGCATCAATAATTATTTTATCAGTCTGAACTTCATTGCGGAAATCCAGATAAAGCATGATAGTGGAGGCCTTTGCATATTCATCCATAGACAACACCCGCTGCTGTATTATATCACTCTTTTCTTTAGCTTCCGCGGCAGGAATAGCTTTCCTGTCCTCCATAACTCTTTTTCTCAATTCACTTTTCGACACGGGAACTCCTCCCTAAAATTCTGACTTATTAAAAGATTTAAATTCTTCGTTACAAATAAAATTTCCTCCTGCAAAAGGAGGAAAAATAGAACTTTTCAAAATAAACTTATAATTCAAATACCGGGAGATTCCCGGTATTACAACCTGTATACTTCATCTCCGGCCAATATATTAACATTTTTTTCTTGTAAAGCTATTATGGCCTCGTCTATTTGTTCTACGCGAAAGACTACCAATGCAGCGTTGGAGGCTTTCTGTAAAAAGGCATACAAATATTCAATATTAATGCCCGCCTGTTTTAATACTTCCAGTATATTGCTGAGACCGCCCGGCTCATCTCTAACTTCAACTGCCAGAACCTCGGTGACACTGACAGTAAAACCGTCCTCTTTCAGCACAGTAAAAGCCTTGTCAGGGTCATTGACAATTAAACGCAAAATGCCGAAATCTGTAGTATCGGCAATGGAGAGAGCCCGGATATTGATATTATTGTTGCCCAGCACCTGAGTTACCCTGGCTAAACGGCCTGATTTGTTTTCCAGAAAGACTGATACTTGTTTTACTTTCACAAACAAACACCTCCTACGCAACTATTTAATAAATAAAGTATAACATATCGGTGAATAAAAAATATATACTCTGTTTTGGTTGCATACCAATCAATGGGGTTAGGGCTTCGCTGGGATAACCATAGCACACCCTACATCCTCCATATTTGAGAAAATACTTTACCATACAATATTGCTGTACCATTAATTAACCGCGAATTATAAAGCCACAACTACAATACCAAATTCCTCCGACAGGTCTAAGTAGGATTTGCCTGATAAATCCCTTCCCTTTAGATCAAAGGCCAAACCGGGTAAAAGTATTAAATCAGGCTGCCAGCCGGAATCATTAAGCCATTCCCTTAAAGCCAGGGCAAAATCATCTACAGTCAAAAGTCCGGCGGACATTATTGAACCTCCGAAAAAGTGGTTTGCCGCAGCCAGAACTTGTACTTCCGCCGGGTAATCAAAAAATCTTTCTACACCTATTTTGATTAATTGCTCCGCCAGAACAGAAGTCAGCACCAGTACACTGTTCGCCCGATTTTTTCTTGCCGCATCAACCATATCGTAAATCATATCAGGATGCAGGTCATAATCCATTACCAGTCCCGATGTTTGGCCTCTCTCTTTAAAAACCCGCACTTCAAGCTCTTCACTTGCATCGTCAATAGCTGCATTATACTCATAAGAAATATTGCCCGGCAAAGTTATACCGGATTTCTTTGTTCTTCGCACCCTCAGTCGAGGATTAGAGGCCACTAATATATTGCTGAAAACCTGTACCCTAGTTAACGCTTCTTTACCGTTTACAGACAGTACCCTGTCTCCGGCTCTCAGCCCGGCTGCCTGGGCCGGAGAGGCTTTTAACACACCGGTTATTTCCGCTCTAAGATCCGCCAGCATTTGGGGTTCAAAGGTTAAGGGGAGACTCACCTTTGACCTTAGCTCAAGCACGAAGTTTTTTAATTCCGACCAGAGGGAAAGCTTAAAGCGCAGCTGTTTTTCCGCCAGATTGGTATAGCCGGGCATGAATATTCTTACAGTTTGAGCACCGCAGCTTTCCATATAGAGAACGGTTTTCTCTATGTCCGTCCAACCGGTCAACCAGGGCATGGCTACTATGCTGCCGTGCCATTCTAAACCTGCACTGCCCAGTAACTCCGCTGCCAGCACAGCCTCTTGAGCCCGCCGGTCAGACATCAGTATCTGACGC
Proteins encoded in this region:
- a CDS encoding ACT domain-containing protein, with amino-acid sequence MKVKQVSVFLENKSGRLARVTQVLGNNNINIRALSIADTTDFGILRLIVNDPDKAFTVLKEDGFTVSVTEVLAVEVRDEPGGLSNILEVLKQAGINIEYLYAFLQKASNAALVVFRVEQIDEAIIALQEKNVNILAGDEVYRL
- a CDS encoding 5-formyltetrahydrofolate cyclo-ligase is translated as MSKSELRKRVMEDRKAIPAAEAKEKSDIIQQRVLSMDEYAKASTIMLYLDFRNEVQTDKIIIDALSKGKRISIPVSDVATKRLTPSQIMDYPGDLTEGTYGILEPRQECIRPLEPEDLDLIIVPGVAFDEECNRLGYGAGFYDRFLPRTRPGTVFIALAFEMQIHAKVYQQSHDCPVHYVVTENRVIKKLSES
- the fdhF gene encoding formate dehydrogenase subunit alpha, with protein sequence MSSVTLTINGQQVTVPKGTSVLYAARKIGVDIPTLCHDQELTRFGACRICVVEIPGMRNLPASCVTEATDGMVVFTESEAVVEARKTILELMLANHPIDCLICSKNGACSLQNYAYRYDVQGNAFPGEKHNYPIENENPFIVRDMNKCILCGKCVRACAEIQGRSVIDFAYRGFDAKVSPAMDLPLGESECVFCGSCVAVCPVGALSEKAMLGKGRTWEVKKVRTTCPFCGVGCNYDLNVKDGKVIGVTSNPDSPVNGRHTCIKGRFGTDYIHSPQRLTRPLIKKNGEFVEATWDEALDLVAAKLGEIKDKYGSDAIAALSSARCTNEDNYVLQKFIRARIGTNNVDHCARTCHASTVAGLAISFGSGAMTNSFNDILTTDLLFVIGANATEAHPIAGAKMLQAVQKGTKLVVADPRRIELAERADYWLQHKPGTDIPLMNGLMHIIIKEDLYDKRFVEERTEGFEELKATVEKYPPEKVSEITGVPAEILYDVARLYATSHNALICYTLGITEHVCGVDNVMSTANMAMLTGHIGRAGSGVNPQRGQNNVQGACDMGALPNVYPGYQQVVSPEAQAKFEKAWGVKLSGKLGLMIPDIMDSAVEGKIKAMYIMGEDPVLTDPDAHHIHKAMNNLEFLVVQEIFMSETAKYADVILPGASFAEKDGTFTNSERRVQRVRKAIEPIADSKADWEIVCSVSNRMGYPMNYSWPGEIFDEMAALTPSYGGMNYDRIDAKGLQWPCPTLDHPGTPILHTQSFTRGKGLLKGIEHVPPAELPDAEYPYLLSTGRILYHYNVTTRHSKGLGTHRPEEMAQVNPIDACVLGVNTGDKVEVASRRGSLTTKIAVTDKVPPGMIWMSFHHAETPTNQLTVNAFDPVSKTGEYKIAAVKLEKAE
- a CDS encoding DUF512 domain-containing protein; this encodes MYIKNSNNYIRTLVLQSAQNANILPLTSVCNVQCIFCSHRQNPPSVEAFRTGHRSLREIKETLDFMDANKPVVIGESVTRILEGEPFTHPQIVSVLKLIRERMPAANIRITSNGTLLDKIMIDFLASLGGITINLSLNSADVRMRQILMSDRRAQEAVLAAELLGSAGLEWHGSIVAMPWLTGWTDIEKTVLYMESCGAQTVRIFMPGYTNLAEKQLRFKLSLWSELKNFVLELRSKVSLPLTFEPQMLADLRAEITGVLKASPAQAAGLRAGDRVLSVNGKEALTRVQVFSNILVASNPRLRVRRTKKSGITLPGNISYEYNAAIDDASEELEVRVFKERGQTSGLVMDYDLHPDMIYDMVDAARKNRANSVLVLTSVLAEQLIKIGVERFFDYPAEVQVLAAANHFFGGSIMSAGLLTVDDFALALREWLNDSGWQPDLILLPGLAFDLKGRDLSGKSYLDLSEEFGIVVVAL
- a CDS encoding NAD(P)H-dependent oxidoreductase subunit E → MQKFMGYKGVIVPVLPGGQDIYGYLPKEVMQQIAEDLRILFSKIYGVATFYAQFHLKPRGRNIFMSVRVQPATCGAVSLMPFVKIS
- the nuoE gene encoding NADH-quinone oxidoreductase subunit NuoE — its product is MACTCGCSNNTIDPKQQALQELLQKFKGYKGAIIPVLQGAQDIYGYLPKEVMQQISKDLRVPFSKIYGVSTFYAQFHLKPRGRNIVRVCQGTACHVRGGKKIFEAVEKVLGISEGGTTEDLRFTLETVACLGACGLAPVLMINDDTHGRLVPGDIQGILEQYE